A stretch of Flavobacterium sp. N2270 DNA encodes these proteins:
- a CDS encoding endonuclease/exonuclease/phosphatase family protein gives MRLLFLFLLAFNFSFSQVKLLSWNIENLGKSKSTETINYIAKTIKDYDVVAIQEVVAGYGGAQAVASLVDELNRMGSKWDYVVSNPTSSSAYKTERYAFLWKPSRVKKIGKAWLEQKYNLEIDREPYFCTFSYNKKEFTVVNFHAITKSKQPETEIKYFKNFPVEYPNLNLLFVGDFNCPQSHTVFNPWRKMNYVPAFVNQKTSLKKACKKNICLASEFDNIWFKRTSIELVESKVIHFYKYFDNLDLANKISDHIPVTISFNIK, from the coding sequence ATGAGATTACTTTTTTTATTCTTATTAGCATTCAATTTTTCATTTTCGCAAGTAAAACTACTTTCTTGGAACATTGAAAATTTAGGAAAATCAAAATCTACAGAAACAATAAACTATATAGCAAAAACTATAAAGGATTATGATGTAGTTGCAATTCAAGAAGTTGTAGCAGGTTATGGAGGTGCACAAGCGGTTGCTAGTTTAGTTGACGAATTAAATAGAATGGGTTCAAAATGGGATTATGTTGTAAGTAATCCAACTTCTAGTTCGGCATACAAAACTGAACGATATGCCTTTTTATGGAAACCTTCTCGAGTAAAAAAAATTGGTAAAGCTTGGTTGGAACAAAAATATAATTTAGAAATAGATAGAGAGCCTTATTTTTGTACTTTTAGCTATAATAAAAAAGAGTTTACTGTAGTGAATTTTCATGCTATTACAAAGAGTAAACAGCCTGAAACTGAAATTAAATACTTTAAAAATTTTCCGGTAGAATATCCAAATTTGAATTTACTTTTCGTGGGCGATTTTAATTGTCCACAATCTCATACTGTTTTTAATCCTTGGCGAAAAATGAATTACGTGCCTGCTTTTGTAAATCAGAAAACTTCACTTAAAAAAGCTTGTAAAAAAAATATTTGTTTGGCTTCAGAGTTTGATAATATTTGGTTCAAAAGAACTTCAATTGAACTAGTAGAAAGTAAAGTAATTCATTTTTATAAATACTTTGATAATTTGGATTTAGCTAATAAAATTTCAGATCACATTCCTGTAACTATTAGTTTTAATATAAAATAG